One segment of Neobacillus endophyticus DNA contains the following:
- the queE gene encoding 7-carboxy-7-deazaguanine synthase QueE, with protein sequence MLKQDGSGWKLSKIPVMEIFGPTIQGEGMVIGQKTMFVRTAGCDYSCSWCDSSFTWDGSGKKDIRMMAAEEIWQELKEIGGKNFSFVTISGGNPALLKDLNGLIDLLKANDIKIGVETQGSSWQDWFFKIDELTISPKPPSSKMVTDYSVLDEIIMKLKQSNLSQNVSLKVVVFDDLDYKYAKNIHQRYPDIPFFLQVGNDDLTTTDDQALLMHLVQKYNQLIDKVMKDSALNQVKVLPQLHTLLWGNKRGV encoded by the coding sequence ATGCTGAAGCAAGACGGGAGTGGATGGAAGTTGAGTAAAATTCCAGTTATGGAGATTTTTGGTCCAACCATTCAAGGAGAGGGAATGGTCATCGGCCAAAAAACGATGTTTGTCCGTACTGCCGGCTGTGATTATTCCTGCAGCTGGTGCGATTCGTCGTTCACTTGGGATGGCAGCGGTAAAAAAGACATCCGAATGATGGCTGCAGAGGAGATTTGGCAGGAGTTAAAAGAAATTGGCGGGAAGAATTTCTCGTTTGTCACCATTTCTGGAGGGAATCCTGCCCTATTAAAAGATTTGAATGGCTTGATTGATCTATTGAAGGCTAATGATATAAAGATTGGCGTTGAAACCCAAGGCAGCAGTTGGCAGGATTGGTTTTTCAAAATTGATGAACTAACAATATCGCCTAAACCGCCAAGCTCCAAAATGGTGACAGATTATTCGGTGTTAGACGAGATCATTATGAAACTTAAACAGAGCAATTTATCCCAAAATGTCAGCTTAAAGGTTGTAGTATTCGATGATTTAGACTATAAATATGCTAAAAATATTCATCAGCGCTACCCCGATATACCTTTTTTCCTTCAAGTAGGAAATGATGATTTAACAACAACAGATGATCAAGCTCTGCTGATGCATTTGGTTCAAAAATATAATCAGCTGATAGATAAAGTAATGAAGGACTCAGCCCTCAATCAAGTCAAAGTCCTTCCGCAATTGCATACTTTATTATGGGGAAATAAAAGAGGGGTATAG
- the queC gene encoding 7-cyano-7-deazaguanine synthase QueC: MKKKEKAVVVFSGGQDSTTCLFWALERFEEVIAVTFNYNQRHKAEIECAKNIANELGVRHHILDMSLLNQLAPNALTRDDIEVKEGENGELPSTFVPGRNLLFMSFAGVLASQVGAKHIITGVCETDFSGYPDCRDIFIKSLNVTLNLSMDQEFVIHTPLMWLNKAETWALADELHALDFVRNQTLTCYNGIIADGCGECPACKLRKRGLEQYLSTKGE; encoded by the coding sequence ATGAAGAAAAAAGAAAAAGCTGTCGTCGTATTCAGCGGCGGCCAGGATAGCACCACATGTTTGTTTTGGGCTTTAGAGCGATTTGAAGAAGTAATCGCCGTTACCTTTAATTATAATCAACGCCACAAAGCAGAAATAGAATGTGCAAAAAATATTGCAAATGAACTTGGTGTCAGGCACCATATTTTAGATATGTCTTTATTGAATCAGCTGGCTCCGAATGCTCTTACTCGTGATGATATTGAGGTTAAAGAAGGGGAAAATGGAGAACTGCCATCTACATTTGTTCCAGGACGTAACCTTTTATTTATGTCTTTTGCAGGGGTCCTTGCAAGCCAGGTTGGGGCAAAGCATATTATTACTGGAGTTTGTGAAACAGATTTTAGCGGGTACCCAGATTGTAGGGATATCTTTATAAAATCATTAAATGTCACGTTGAATTTGTCAATGGATCAAGAATTCGTTATTCATACTCCATTAATGTGGCTAAATAAAGCGGAAACTTGGGCACTTGCAGATGAGTTACATGCATTGGATTTTGTCCGGAATCAAACATTGACTTGTTATAACGGGATTATTGCCGATGGCTGCGGCGAGTGCCCTGCCTGCAAGTTAAGGAAACGTGGCTTGGAACAATATCTAAGCACAAAAGGGGAGTGA
- a CDS encoding heme-degrading domain-containing protein, whose amino-acid sequence MDHINIQQKMEKIKKQEEHLLFKRFTNENALEIGLYIVESAKKINKPVAINILKNGQTIFHYAMDGTAPDQDEWIKRKSNVVLRHHHSSYYMRLYNELKNRSYFEFYSVSPYEFALHGGAFPINVEGTGVIGVITVSGLAQEEDHELIIEALMKFLHNPSRQ is encoded by the coding sequence ATGGATCATATCAATATTCAACAGAAAATGGAAAAGATAAAAAAACAGGAAGAACATCTTCTATTTAAACGCTTCACTAATGAAAATGCACTAGAAATTGGTTTATATATCGTGGAATCAGCCAAAAAAATCAATAAACCTGTAGCTATAAATATCCTAAAAAATGGTCAAACAATATTCCATTATGCTATGGATGGAACAGCGCCTGATCAAGATGAATGGATAAAGAGAAAATCAAATGTTGTTCTCCGTCATCATCATAGTTCTTATTATATGAGATTATATAATGAGTTGAAAAACAGATCATATTTTGAATTTTACTCTGTCAGTCCTTATGAATTTGCTCTACATGGCGGGGCGTTTCCAATTAATGTCGAAGGTACAGGAGTAATTGGCGTTATTACCGTTTCGGGCTTGGCCCAGGAGGAGGACCATGAATTAATCATAGAGGCTTTAATGAAATTTCTTCATAATCCTTCAAGGCAATAA
- the deoD gene encoding purine-nucleoside phosphorylase, with protein sequence MSIHINAKQGDIAENILLPGDPLRAKYISETFLEDVFCYNEVRGMLGFTGTYKGKKVSVQGTGMGIPSISIYVNELIREYGVKNLIRVGTCGAIQKDIKVRDVILAMTASTDSNANRQVFQGVDYAPCAHFPLLQKAYHSGVEKGLEMKAGNVLSADLFYRDSMEIVEKLANYGVLAVEMETSALYTLAAKFGVNALSILTVSDHIFTGEETTAEERQTTFNDMMLVALEAITK encoded by the coding sequence ATGAGTATTCATATTAATGCAAAACAAGGGGATATTGCAGAAAATATTTTATTACCTGGAGACCCGCTTCGTGCAAAATACATTTCTGAGACTTTTTTAGAAGATGTGTTTTGTTATAATGAGGTTCGTGGAATGTTAGGATTTACCGGAACTTACAAAGGAAAAAAGGTATCAGTACAAGGAACGGGAATGGGGATTCCATCCATTTCTATTTATGTAAATGAATTAATTCGGGAATATGGAGTAAAGAATTTAATTCGTGTCGGAACCTGTGGAGCGATCCAAAAGGATATCAAGGTAAGGGATGTCATTCTTGCTATGACGGCTTCCACTGATTCCAATGCTAATCGTCAAGTCTTCCAAGGAGTGGATTACGCACCTTGTGCTCATTTTCCATTATTGCAAAAGGCTTATCATTCTGGAGTGGAAAAAGGGTTGGAGATGAAGGCAGGGAATGTGCTGTCAGCCGATTTATTTTATCGTGACAGTATGGAAATTGTCGAAAAGTTAGCTAACTATGGTGTTCTGGCTGTAGAAATGGAGACATCTGCCTTATACACTTTGGCAGCTAAATTTGGTGTTAATGCCTTGTCGATTCTTACTGTTAGTGATCATATTTTTACTGGTGAAGAAACAACAGCTGAGGAACGACAAACTACTTTTAACGATATGATGTTAGTCGCTCTAGAGGCAATAACAAAATAA
- a CDS encoding oxidoreductase, whose protein sequence is MRKIKVGLVGYGFSGATFHAPLLSVLEEFEITKVVSSNNEKVQQDLGDVKVVRSLEDVLKDPLIELVVITTPSGMHYEMAKQSLLAGKNVILEKPMVVEPWEAEELIKIAEEKKLLLSIYHNRRWDNDYLTVQKLVRNGLLGDINTYQVHFDRFRPEVRDRWREKQGPGSGTLYDLGSHLIDQALNLFGFPQFIFADVFAQRENAETDDYFHIILGYEKLRVILHSGSIIPDNGPRFQVHGNKGSFIKYGIDGQEAALKEGKKPIDPSWGADNPQFYGILVTTDGEKEKKETIETLHGSYITYYKKIAESIFEGKNAPVTAHEGLSVIKIINAALESSKEKKVVYLE, encoded by the coding sequence ATGAGAAAAATTAAGGTTGGTTTAGTCGGCTATGGTTTTTCAGGTGCTACATTTCACGCACCGCTGCTAAGTGTTCTAGAGGAATTTGAAATAACGAAAGTAGTCAGTTCCAATAATGAAAAAGTTCAACAGGATTTAGGTGACGTGAAAGTAGTTCGTAGCTTAGAAGATGTTCTAAAAGATCCATTGATTGAATTAGTGGTTATTACTACGCCGAGCGGCATGCATTACGAAATGGCGAAACAAAGTTTATTAGCTGGAAAAAATGTAATCTTGGAAAAGCCAATGGTTGTTGAACCATGGGAAGCAGAAGAGCTCATTAAGATTGCCGAAGAAAAGAAGCTTCTATTAAGCATTTATCATAATAGAAGATGGGATAATGACTATTTGACAGTCCAAAAGCTTGTGCGAAATGGTTTGCTTGGAGATATCAATACCTATCAAGTACATTTTGATCGTTTCAGGCCTGAAGTAAGAGATAGATGGAGAGAAAAGCAAGGTCCTGGATCGGGCACGCTTTATGATCTAGGTTCACATTTAATCGATCAAGCATTAAATCTATTTGGCTTCCCTCAATTTATATTTGCGGATGTTTTTGCTCAAAGAGAGAATGCAGAAACGGATGATTATTTTCATATTATTTTGGGATATGAGAAGTTACGCGTCATTTTACATTCTGGTTCCATCATTCCGGATAATGGACCACGTTTTCAAGTTCACGGAAACAAGGGGAGCTTTATAAAATATGGCATCGATGGACAGGAAGCGGCGCTTAAAGAAGGTAAGAAGCCGATTGATCCATCCTGGGGCGCAGACAATCCGCAATTCTACGGTATCCTTGTTACAACGGATGGGGAAAAAGAGAAAAAAGAAACAATTGAAACTTTACATGGGTCTTACATAACCTACTATAAAAAAATTGCTGAAAGTATTTTTGAAGGAAAAAATGCTCCAGTTACTGCACATGAAGGATTATCGGTTATTAAGATTATCAATGCTGCTCTTGAAAGTAGTAAAGAAAAGAAAGTTGTTTATTTAGAATAA
- a CDS encoding MFS transporter produces MNFRVYILAIVSFVVGMAELIVGGILDLISNDLNISIGTAGELITIYSLVFAIASPILLTLTAKVERKRLSFISLLIFLLGNMVAFLSPNFYVLFFSRMISAASGSLLVLLCVTIASCIVKEEFRARAIGIIFMGISGSLVLGVPIGLVLASRFGWRVPFLFIALLTLISMVGVHFFLTRMEPKAVIPLRMQLLTLKNTKTLFAQLTSLLFLTGHLTLYAYLTPFLKTMLHLNAGWISIFYFIFGISSVFGGGLGGWLADKWGSKKSILTIITVFSIVIFILPKTAFSVTLFVIVMMIWSMLSWAITPAQQNYLIETSPETSDIQQSLNNSALHFGIAFGSAIGGMVVNEYSVVYNASVGSVFILLALICAIVSITKSAERTREIQSIQ; encoded by the coding sequence TTGAATTTTCGGGTTTATATTTTAGCCATTGTTTCTTTTGTTGTTGGAATGGCGGAGTTAATTGTTGGAGGGATTCTGGATTTAATTTCTAATGATCTCAATATTTCGATTGGAACAGCCGGAGAACTTATTACCATTTATTCACTTGTGTTTGCGATTGCTTCTCCAATTCTTTTAACCTTAACAGCAAAGGTTGAAAGGAAAAGACTAAGCTTCATTTCTTTATTAATCTTTTTATTAGGAAACATGGTTGCTTTTTTAAGTCCTAATTTTTATGTATTGTTTTTCTCAAGGATGATCTCAGCTGCAAGTGGTTCCTTGCTGGTACTGCTTTGTGTAACAATTGCTTCCTGTATTGTGAAAGAGGAGTTTCGGGCAAGAGCAATTGGGATTATATTTATGGGAATTAGCGGTTCATTAGTGTTGGGCGTGCCAATCGGACTCGTGTTAGCCTCCCGCTTTGGGTGGAGAGTTCCATTTTTATTTATTGCACTTCTTACTTTAATTTCCATGGTTGGGGTTCATTTCTTTTTAACCAGAATGGAACCTAAAGCGGTGATTCCACTCCGCATGCAGCTGTTAACCTTAAAGAATACGAAAACGTTATTTGCTCAATTGACGTCACTATTGTTTTTAACAGGGCATTTAACTCTTTATGCATATCTGACACCATTTTTAAAGACCATGCTTCATTTAAACGCAGGTTGGATCAGCATTTTCTATTTTATTTTTGGAATTTCTTCTGTTTTCGGCGGTGGACTTGGCGGGTGGCTTGCTGATAAATGGGGTTCAAAGAAAAGTATATTAACCATTATCACGGTATTTTCAATTGTGATTTTTATTCTGCCAAAAACAGCGTTTTCTGTCACATTATTTGTGATCGTGATGATGATTTGGAGTATGTTAAGTTGGGCAATTACACCGGCACAGCAAAATTATCTGATCGAAACTTCTCCGGAAACGTCCGATATTCAACAAAGTTTGAATAATTCGGCGCTGCATTTTGGAATTGCCTTTGGATCAGCCATTGGTGGAATGGTAGTAAATGAATATTCCGTGGTTTACAATGCATCTGTTGGTTCAGTGTTCATTCTTCTGGCTTTAATCTGTGCAATTGTGTCTATCACAAAATCCGCTGAAAGAACAAGAGAAATTCAAAGTATACAATGA
- the queD gene encoding 6-carboxytetrahydropterin synthase QueD: protein MYGFRIVDKLQKIDEDINRNQLKYHSKRVLVSKEFTFDAAHHLHCYEGKCKNLHGHTYTAVLGVSGFVDERGLMMDFGDLKDIWKNEIEIFLDHRYLNETLPPMNTTAENMVVWIYETLSASLKERKDQYDGCRVEFVRLYETPTSYAEARREWMEVE, encoded by the coding sequence ATGTATGGCTTTCGAATCGTGGATAAACTCCAAAAAATAGATGAAGATATCAATCGAAATCAATTAAAATATCATTCCAAACGAGTACTTGTTAGTAAGGAATTTACCTTTGATGCTGCCCATCACCTCCATTGCTACGAGGGAAAGTGTAAAAACCTGCATGGTCACACATATACAGCCGTATTGGGTGTGAGTGGTTTTGTGGATGAACGCGGCTTAATGATGGATTTTGGGGATCTAAAGGATATTTGGAAAAATGAAATTGAAATTTTTCTTGATCATCGATACTTGAATGAAACGCTGCCTCCAATGAATACCACAGCTGAAAATATGGTGGTATGGATTTATGAAACACTGTCGGCATCTCTAAAGGAACGGAAGGACCAATATGATGGCTGCAGGGTAGAATTTGTCCGCCTTTATGAAACACCAACCAGCTATGCTGAAGCAAGACGGGAGTGGATGGAAGTTGAGTAA
- a CDS encoding DeoR/GlpR family DNA-binding transcription regulator, whose amino-acid sequence MYQEQRLTLIKNYLASFESITLEEICEKLNVSKDTARRDLVKLEERGEIIRIKGGATLPSANHHLIDYRERKVTEGKEQIALNAALLIQDQNDLLMDTSSTCALMAKFMGNKQINVVTNSIDIVDLLSENSEIQSFLLPGKFNRKNRNLTGPRTIEALSDFKVDQLFLGACGIDLEGVTSPDEEEAFLKKKMISCARQVILLVDCTKFEKAFLHRVCDFTKIDVIITDKKPDDSLMEKMIENNIKLIVSEDEERERDWNEKN is encoded by the coding sequence ATGTATCAAGAACAAAGGCTTACATTGATTAAAAATTATTTGGCCTCCTTTGAAAGTATTACGTTAGAAGAAATATGTGAAAAACTTAATGTTTCAAAGGATACAGCAAGAAGAGATCTAGTTAAACTTGAAGAACGCGGGGAGATTATAAGGATTAAAGGAGGTGCCACACTACCTTCGGCAAATCACCATTTAATCGATTATAGAGAACGAAAAGTAACGGAAGGAAAAGAACAAATTGCACTAAATGCGGCATTACTCATTCAGGATCAAAATGATTTGTTGATGGATACCTCTTCAACTTGTGCGCTAATGGCTAAATTTATGGGAAACAAGCAAATAAACGTCGTTACCAACTCTATAGATATCGTTGACTTATTAAGCGAGAATTCAGAGATTCAATCATTTTTACTGCCTGGAAAATTCAATAGAAAAAACAGAAATCTAACAGGTCCTAGAACAATAGAAGCATTAAGTGACTTCAAGGTAGACCAGCTATTTCTTGGTGCTTGTGGAATCGACCTTGAAGGTGTAACCTCCCCAGACGAGGAGGAAGCATTTTTAAAGAAAAAAATGATCAGTTGTGCACGACAAGTGATTCTTCTAGTTGATTGTACTAAGTTTGAAAAAGCATTCCTTCATAGAGTTTGTGATTTTACTAAAATTGATGTCATTATCACAGATAAAAAACCAGATGATTCTCTAATGGAAAAGATGATAGAAAATAATATTAAATTAATTGTTTCAGAAGATGAAGAAAGAGAGAGGGATTGGAATGAGAAAAATTAA